One region of Pyramidobacter sp. YE332 genomic DNA includes:
- the fapR gene encoding transcription factor FapR, translating into MSLKNGKLKRHEKLFALIEQNPLYTDEDLARLLKVSLSTIRLDRALMGVPELRERTRQMAERAVSRLRSLKQEEFIGELLGLEPNVWALSMLQTTKEMAFRHTDQVWDQYIYAQASTLAIAVVEADMVVVQTFRGRYSAPAVVGDRLVARAKVGVHEGDKYIVSVHTNVGDREIYVGRFIVRALSSGEESTVSAVRGNEG; encoded by the coding sequence ATGTCACTGAAAAATGGCAAGTTGAAGCGCCACGAAAAGTTATTCGCGCTGATAGAACAGAATCCTCTCTATACCGATGAAGATCTCGCTCGGCTGCTGAAAGTGAGTCTCAGTACGATCCGGCTTGACCGCGCGCTCATGGGCGTGCCGGAACTGCGCGAACGCACCCGCCAGATGGCCGAGCGGGCCGTCAGTCGCCTGCGTTCTCTGAAGCAGGAGGAATTCATCGGCGAACTTCTGGGGCTGGAGCCAAACGTCTGGGCGCTCTCCATGCTCCAGACCACCAAGGAAATGGCCTTTCGCCACACCGACCAGGTCTGGGATCAATACATCTACGCTCAAGCGAGCACGCTGGCGATCGCCGTGGTAGAAGCCGACATGGTTGTCGTGCAGACGTTCCGCGGCCGCTACAGCGCTCCTGCGGTTGTGGGAGACCGACTGGTGGCCCGGGCAAAAGTGGGCGTCCATGAAGGCGACAAGTACATCGTGAGCGTTCATACCAACGTGGGCGACCGAGAGATTTACGTGGGGCGCTTTATCGTGCGGGCTCTGTCGAGCGGTGAAGAAAGCACGGTTTCAGCCGTGCGGGGGAACGAGGGATAA
- the fabD gene encoding ACP S-malonyltransferase, with product MKYAIVFPGQGSQAVGMGKELCGVSKAAKDTFAEADEALGFSLSDIIFSGPEDKLVLTAYTQPAILTMSIAVFRALQEKGVTLAPAFVAGHSLGEYTALVANGVLSLADGVRLVHKRGSFMQEAVPRGVGAMAAILGLEADAVRAVCAEAAQGEVCEAANYNTPVQTVISGHTTAVERAVALSSAKGAKRCVMLNVSAPFHCSLMRPVADHLAAEMEKCVWNAGGCPLVANVSAQPVSDVSAIRDGLYAQTYSPVRWVESVQTMAAQGVEGFIEMGPGKVLSGTVKKIARQAAVLNVEQPADLEQVAPFTERKAAE from the coding sequence ATGAAGTATGCGATCGTTTTTCCCGGCCAGGGCTCTCAGGCCGTCGGCATGGGAAAGGAACTTTGCGGCGTTTCCAAGGCGGCAAAGGATACTTTCGCTGAAGCCGACGAGGCTCTTGGATTTTCTCTCAGCGACATCATTTTCAGCGGTCCCGAGGACAAACTGGTCCTGACGGCCTACACTCAGCCGGCTATTCTGACCATGTCCATCGCCGTGTTCCGCGCGCTTCAGGAAAAAGGCGTGACGCTGGCTCCCGCTTTTGTGGCCGGACACAGCCTTGGCGAGTACACGGCTCTCGTCGCCAACGGCGTACTGTCGTTGGCCGACGGCGTGCGTCTCGTGCACAAGCGCGGTTCCTTCATGCAGGAGGCCGTGCCTCGGGGCGTAGGCGCCATGGCGGCGATCCTCGGGCTTGAAGCCGACGCGGTCCGCGCCGTCTGCGCAGAGGCCGCTCAGGGCGAAGTCTGCGAGGCGGCGAACTACAACACGCCCGTGCAGACGGTCATCTCCGGCCATACGACCGCGGTGGAACGCGCCGTCGCGCTGTCTTCCGCAAAAGGCGCCAAGCGTTGCGTGATGCTGAACGTGAGCGCCCCGTTCCACTGCTCGCTGATGCGTCCGGTGGCGGACCATCTGGCGGCCGAAATGGAAAAGTGCGTCTGGAACGCCGGCGGCTGCCCGCTGGTCGCCAACGTTTCCGCTCAGCCGGTCAGCGACGTTTCCGCGATTCGCGACGGACTGTACGCTCAGACCTACAGTCCCGTCAGATGGGTCGAAAGCGTGCAGACCATGGCTGCGCAGGGAGTGGAAGGATTCATCGAGATGGGGCCCGGCAAGGTGCTGAGCGGTACGGTCAAGAAGATCGCCCGTCAGGCCGCGGTGCTCAACGTGGAACAGCCGGCCGATCTCGAGCAGGTCGCTCCCTTTACGGAACGGAAGGCGGCGGAATAA
- the ftsH gene encoding ATP-dependent zinc metalloprotease FtsH, protein MQRLMKNLGVYLILVVLVVSVVNMFLTPQTAGPEVAEIPYSQFRTDLAAGRIKNFTINDMRAQGRYADGKAFVSNIVGVKDVAEEAAARGVEVKIAEPPETPWWMTLASSVFPTLLLIGVWIFFLHNMQGGGGKVMSFAKSKAKMFLDNRPKVTFNDVAGCDEAKEELKEVVEFLKSPDRFTKLGAKVPKGVLLLGSPGTGKTLLARACAGEADVPFFSTSGSDFVEMFVGVGASRVRDLFEQARKYQPCLVFIDEIDAVGRQRGTGLGGGHDEREQTLNQLLVEMDGFDEKTGIILIAATNRADVLDPALLRPGRFDRHVVVDTPDVKGREAILKVHAKDKKFAPDVDFKVLAKRTPGFVGADLANVINEAALLAARGGKTEIGMAELEEGIDRSIAGPERKSRLIGPREKKIIAYHETGHAMVAKLIPGCDPVHKISIIPRGSAALGYTLQLPAEDRFLASKNELTNNICVLLGGRVTEELVFGDITTGASNDLERATQVARSMVTQYGMSSLGPVVLGRQRHEVFLGRDLGEDRNYSDQIAFAIDEEVRKIVEECYVRVKNLLSENRDKVDLVAETLLEREVMDGHDLAVLLGEEEPVPEKPEEKPASEGADVPAPEGTAPAGEKATDGFIPRAPVVSNEMAPMTGKEPPSAKGE, encoded by the coding sequence GTGCAGCGATTAATGAAGAACCTCGGCGTGTATCTGATCCTCGTGGTGCTCGTCGTCAGCGTTGTGAACATGTTTCTCACGCCTCAGACCGCGGGCCCCGAAGTGGCGGAGATCCCCTACAGCCAGTTCAGGACCGATCTGGCCGCGGGGCGGATCAAAAACTTCACGATCAACGATATGAGGGCCCAGGGGCGTTACGCCGACGGCAAAGCGTTCGTCAGCAACATCGTCGGCGTCAAGGACGTGGCCGAAGAAGCCGCCGCCCGGGGCGTGGAAGTAAAGATCGCCGAGCCGCCGGAAACGCCGTGGTGGATGACGCTGGCTTCGTCCGTGTTCCCCACGCTGCTGCTGATCGGCGTGTGGATCTTCTTCCTGCACAACATGCAGGGCGGCGGCGGAAAGGTCATGAGCTTCGCCAAGAGCAAGGCGAAAATGTTCCTCGACAACCGCCCCAAGGTGACCTTCAACGACGTGGCCGGCTGCGACGAGGCCAAGGAGGAGCTCAAGGAAGTGGTAGAGTTCCTCAAATCGCCCGATCGCTTTACCAAGCTGGGAGCCAAAGTGCCCAAGGGCGTGCTGCTGCTCGGCTCGCCCGGAACCGGCAAGACCCTGCTGGCCCGCGCCTGCGCCGGCGAAGCGGACGTGCCGTTTTTCAGCACCAGCGGCTCCGACTTCGTGGAAATGTTCGTCGGCGTCGGCGCTTCGCGCGTGCGCGACCTGTTCGAACAGGCCCGCAAGTATCAGCCCTGCCTCGTCTTCATCGACGAGATCGACGCCGTCGGCCGCCAGAGAGGCACCGGCCTCGGCGGCGGCCACGACGAGCGCGAGCAGACGCTGAACCAGCTGCTCGTCGAGATGGACGGCTTCGACGAGAAGACCGGCATCATCCTGATCGCGGCCACCAACCGCGCCGACGTGCTCGATCCGGCGCTGCTGCGCCCGGGGCGTTTCGACCGCCACGTGGTCGTGGACACGCCCGACGTGAAAGGGCGCGAGGCGATCCTGAAAGTCCACGCCAAGGACAAGAAATTCGCTCCCGACGTCGATTTCAAGGTGCTGGCCAAGCGCACGCCCGGCTTCGTCGGCGCCGATCTGGCCAACGTCATCAACGAAGCGGCGCTGCTGGCCGCTCGTGGCGGCAAAACGGAGATCGGCATGGCCGAGCTGGAAGAGGGCATCGACCGTTCCATCGCCGGCCCCGAGCGCAAGAGCCGCCTGATCGGCCCCCGCGAGAAGAAGATCATCGCCTACCACGAGACGGGGCACGCGATGGTGGCGAAGCTGATCCCCGGCTGCGATCCCGTGCACAAGATCTCGATCATCCCCCGCGGCAGCGCAGCGCTGGGCTATACGCTCCAGCTTCCGGCCGAGGACCGTTTCCTGGCCTCGAAGAACGAGCTGACCAACAACATCTGCGTGTTGCTCGGCGGCCGCGTCACCGAAGAGCTGGTTTTCGGCGACATCACCACCGGCGCCAGCAACGATTTGGAACGCGCCACGCAGGTGGCCCGCAGCATGGTCACGCAGTACGGCATGAGCTCTCTCGGCCCCGTCGTGCTGGGACGCCAGCGCCATGAGGTGTTCCTCGGCCGCGACTTGGGCGAAGACCGCAACTACAGCGACCAGATCGCCTTCGCCATCGACGAGGAAGTCCGCAAGATCGTGGAGGAGTGTTACGTCCGCGTCAAGAATCTGCTGTCGGAGAACAGGGACAAAGTCGACCTCGTCGCCGAAACGTTGCTCGAACGCGAAGTGATGGACGGTCACGACTTGGCGGTGCTGCTCGGCGAGGAAGAGCCCGTCCCCGAGAAGCCCGAGGAAAAGCCCGCCTCCGAAGGCGCCGATGTCCCCGCGCCGGAAGGAACGGCTCCGGCGGGAGAGAAAGCGACAGACGGCTTTATCCCGCGGGCGCCCGTCGTTTCCAACGAGATGGCCCCGATGACGGGAAAAGAACCGCCCTCTGCAAAAGGCGAATAA
- the tilS gene encoding tRNA lysidine(34) synthetase TilS produces the protein MTKSDVPRRFRGVMERCGWLGQTPVLLGVSGGSDSMSLLCLFSRLYEPSQLIVVHMDHGIRGASCGDGEFVKKRCAELNVRCVDERRPVPELSRKGESEEAAGRRLRYELYEETAQRFGCRLAALGHTRDDLAENALMNMARGCGLWGVAGMPEQRGNYIRPLLSFRREELRDFLRAQGWSWVEDETNALNIYQRNRVRNEVMPLLAREVNPGVVEHLASLAEEAQLWRKMQEEQSAALCREVSLPRRGWPCLSLSKLRRVHEFQRRELLRFVGRRLGLVALTRPRVEELDRLTCRSGRFVFQWGSEVDVEAGDGLLCWHPAAEKRLEALRLSLGETARWGGWKVSLRLKGASAESDFGPRCPLDEARPVVLQKNTEKYDVTTSFFPVIFQKNVFRAEKKQNRWEILRHSVKYNIVAQVVLSPLVGRWRETLWN, from the coding sequence GTGACGAAAAGCGATGTGCCGCGGCGCTTTCGCGGCGTCATGGAACGATGTGGCTGGCTCGGCCAGACGCCGGTGCTGCTCGGCGTTTCGGGCGGCAGCGACTCGATGAGTCTGCTCTGTCTTTTTTCCCGGCTTTACGAGCCTTCGCAGCTGATCGTGGTCCATATGGACCACGGCATCCGAGGCGCCTCGTGCGGCGACGGCGAGTTCGTGAAAAAGCGCTGCGCCGAATTGAACGTGCGCTGTGTGGACGAACGCCGTCCGGTCCCTGAATTGTCTCGAAAAGGCGAGTCTGAAGAAGCGGCGGGGCGTCGGCTTCGCTATGAGCTCTACGAGGAGACGGCGCAAAGATTCGGATGCCGTCTGGCGGCCTTGGGGCATACGCGCGACGATCTGGCCGAAAACGCGCTCATGAACATGGCCCGCGGCTGCGGGCTTTGGGGCGTGGCGGGGATGCCGGAACAGCGCGGCAACTATATCCGCCCGCTGCTTTCGTTCCGCCGCGAGGAACTGCGCGATTTTCTCCGCGCGCAGGGCTGGAGCTGGGTAGAAGACGAGACGAACGCGTTGAACATTTACCAGCGCAACCGCGTCCGCAACGAAGTGATGCCTCTGCTGGCCCGCGAGGTCAATCCCGGCGTTGTCGAGCATCTGGCCTCTCTGGCCGAAGAGGCGCAGCTTTGGCGAAAGATGCAGGAAGAGCAGTCGGCCGCGCTGTGCCGTGAGGTCTCGCTGCCGCGGCGCGGCTGGCCGTGCCTGAGTCTGAGCAAACTGCGCCGCGTCCACGAGTTCCAGCGCCGTGAACTGCTGCGCTTTGTGGGGCGTCGGCTGGGGCTGGTCGCTCTGACCAGACCCCGCGTCGAAGAGCTGGATCGCCTGACGTGCCGTTCCGGACGCTTTGTGTTCCAATGGGGCTCCGAGGTCGACGTGGAAGCGGGGGACGGCCTGCTGTGCTGGCATCCGGCGGCGGAAAAGCGGCTGGAGGCGCTCCGGCTTTCGCTTGGCGAAACGGCGCGCTGGGGCGGCTGGAAAGTTTCGCTGCGGCTGAAGGGCGCGTCAGCGGAGTCCGATTTCGGCCCCCGCTGCCCACTCGATGAGGCGCGGCCGGTCGTTCTGCAAAAAAATACTGAAAAATATGATGTGACAACGTCTTTTTTCCCGGTGATCTTCCAAAAAAATGTTTTTCGGGCGGAAAAAAAACAAAACCGATGGGAAATCCTCCGCCATAGTGTAAAATATAACATTGTTGCTCAGGTCGTTTTGAGTCCCCTTGTCGGGCGCTGGAGGGAAACTTTATGGAATTGA
- a CDS encoding nitronate monooxygenase: MLGKEITELLGIKHPVIQGAMAWIANAELAAAVSNAGGLGIIAAGATPPELLEKELLKIRELTDKPYGMNIMLMSPTAPAAVELAAKYRIKVITTGAGSPGKVIERLKPLGAIVMPVVASTAVAIRAVRQGAQAVVAEGMEAGGHIGELTTMVLTPLVAQAVKVPVVCAGGIVDGRGMAAAFSLGAKGVQVGTRFVCSKECTVHPDYKQELVRAKERCTAVTGASTGHPVRCIANKLTKEFLDLEYNHAPVAEIEKLGTGRLRAAVVDGDMERGSVMAGQSAALVSDIRSCADIIESMVAEAKTILKDLEANA; the protein is encoded by the coding sequence ATGCTCGGTAAGGAAATCACGGAACTTTTGGGAATTAAACATCCTGTGATCCAAGGGGCTATGGCTTGGATCGCCAATGCGGAGCTGGCCGCTGCGGTCAGCAATGCAGGCGGCCTTGGTATCATCGCCGCGGGAGCGACGCCGCCCGAGCTGCTGGAGAAAGAATTGCTCAAGATTCGCGAGTTGACCGACAAGCCCTACGGCATGAACATCATGCTTATGTCGCCGACGGCTCCCGCCGCGGTGGAACTGGCCGCCAAATATCGCATCAAAGTCATTACGACCGGCGCCGGCAGCCCCGGCAAAGTGATCGAGCGGTTAAAACCTCTCGGGGCGATCGTCATGCCCGTCGTCGCTTCCACGGCGGTGGCGATCCGTGCCGTCCGCCAGGGTGCGCAGGCTGTGGTGGCCGAGGGCATGGAAGCCGGCGGACATATCGGCGAGCTGACGACCATGGTGCTCACGCCCCTCGTGGCTCAAGCGGTGAAAGTCCCCGTTGTCTGCGCCGGTGGCATCGTCGACGGCCGCGGCATGGCGGCCGCTTTCTCTCTGGGGGCCAAAGGAGTTCAGGTGGGGACGCGCTTCGTTTGTTCCAAGGAATGCACGGTGCATCCCGATTACAAACAGGAACTTGTCAGGGCGAAAGAGCGCTGCACCGCGGTGACCGGCGCCAGCACGGGGCATCCCGTGCGCTGCATCGCCAATAAACTGACGAAGGAATTCCTTGATCTCGAGTACAACCACGCCCCGGTGGCCGAGATCGAAAAGTTGGGCACAGGCCGTCTTCGTGCCGCCGTCGTCGACGGCGACATGGAACGGGGGTCCGTCATGGCCGGCCAGTCGGCTGCGCTCGTGAGTGACATCCGTTCCTGTGCCGATATCATCGAAAGCATGGTCGCCGAGGCCAAAACTATTCTCAAGGACTTGGAAGCCAACGCTTAA
- the rnc gene encoding ribonuclease III, whose product MNGTEPARAKDLLEFQRRIGYEFSDPALLEEALTHSSYAHERGVPFWNERLEFLGDAVLEVLISEELFRARPDASEGQMTRERASQVREEVLSAWGHSLGLDGLLLLGMGQRGSASENMIGDAVEALIGALYLDGGLEQARAFLNRRPREASREQLDPKSRLQILCQERNGPTPYYELLQRKGPEHDPIFIVRALLDGKELARGRGTSRKAAEQAAARAALKLVGSPKEQS is encoded by the coding sequence ATGAACGGAACGGAGCCGGCGCGGGCAAAAGATCTGCTCGAGTTTCAGCGGCGCATCGGCTACGAGTTCAGCGACCCGGCCCTGCTGGAAGAAGCGCTGACTCATTCTTCCTACGCGCACGAACGGGGAGTCCCGTTCTGGAACGAACGCCTCGAGTTTCTCGGCGACGCTGTGCTGGAAGTGCTGATCAGCGAAGAACTGTTCCGCGCCCGCCCCGACGCCAGCGAAGGACAGATGACCCGCGAGCGCGCTTCGCAGGTTCGCGAAGAGGTGCTTTCCGCCTGGGGCCATTCTTTGGGATTGGACGGCCTGCTCCTTTTGGGAATGGGACAGCGCGGCAGCGCCAGCGAAAACATGATCGGCGACGCGGTCGAAGCTCTGATCGGGGCGCTTTATCTCGACGGCGGGCTGGAACAGGCCCGCGCTTTTCTGAACCGTCGTCCGCGGGAAGCGTCGCGCGAGCAGCTCGACCCGAAGAGCCGTCTGCAGATCCTCTGTCAAGAACGGAACGGGCCGACGCCTTATTATGAACTGCTTCAGCGTAAAGGGCCGGAGCATGATCCGATTTTCATCGTCCGGGCTCTGCTGGACGGCAAAGAGCTCGCCCGCGGCAGAGGAACCAGCCGCAAGGCAGCTGAGCAGGCAGCGGCGAGAGCCGCCTTGAAACTGGTCGGATCGCCAAAAGAACAGTCTTGA
- the plsX gene encoding phosphate acyltransferase PlsX, with translation MIIAVDAMGGDHGASAVCPGVIEACNKNSDLEIALIGDKTVIEPYLDKADSSVRSRIRVVHTDEVVDPNESPAKAIRCKKRSSMRIAMEMVRSGEAKGCVSSGSTGAIVAGGVLVVGRLKGIDRPGLGILLPTKKPVFLLDAGATVRCKPLNLVQFSLMGSVYMKDVEKLSSSPRVCLLSNGSEEIKGDDVIVAARERLRASDDLNFGGYVEANRVPMGDADVVVCDGFSGNVMLKSFEGLIKFCKELVKETIQESWLAKAGALLLYPSMKRLGARVDYQRYGGSALMGVNGAVIKAHGRSKAPAIANAIGVAYSFVARNALERIREDIAQELEKVAAEETLC, from the coding sequence ATGATCATTGCCGTAGACGCCATGGGCGGCGATCACGGCGCGTCTGCCGTCTGTCCTGGCGTCATTGAAGCATGCAATAAAAACAGCGATCTCGAGATCGCTTTGATTGGGGACAAAACCGTCATCGAACCTTATCTGGACAAAGCTGACAGCAGCGTCCGAAGCCGCATTCGCGTGGTCCATACCGATGAAGTGGTCGATCCGAACGAGTCGCCCGCAAAGGCGATCCGCTGCAAAAAACGTTCCAGCATGCGTATCGCTATGGAAATGGTCCGGTCCGGTGAAGCGAAGGGTTGCGTCTCTTCCGGCAGCACCGGCGCGATCGTGGCCGGCGGTGTGCTTGTAGTCGGCCGTCTGAAGGGGATCGACCGTCCCGGCTTGGGGATCTTGCTGCCGACGAAGAAACCGGTGTTCCTTCTTGACGCTGGAGCCACCGTTCGCTGCAAGCCGCTGAATCTGGTACAATTTTCGCTGATGGGTTCCGTTTACATGAAGGACGTGGAAAAGCTCTCCTCGTCGCCGCGGGTCTGTTTGCTTTCCAATGGTTCCGAAGAAATCAAGGGCGACGACGTGATCGTGGCGGCTCGCGAACGACTGCGCGCCAGCGACGACCTGAATTTCGGCGGGTATGTCGAAGCCAACCGCGTTCCCATGGGCGACGCGGACGTCGTGGTTTGCGACGGTTTTTCCGGCAACGTCATGCTCAAGTCCTTTGAAGGGTTGATCAAATTCTGCAAAGAACTGGTCAAAGAAACCATCCAGGAATCTTGGCTGGCGAAAGCCGGCGCGCTGCTGCTGTATCCTTCCATGAAGAGACTTGGCGCGCGCGTCGATTATCAGCGCTACGGCGGTTCCGCGCTGATGGGCGTGAACGGCGCGGTGATCAAAGCTCACGGGCGTTCCAAAGCGCCCGCCATCGCCAACGCCATTGGCGTGGCCTACAGCTTCGTGGCACGTAACGCGCTGGAACGTATCCGTGAGGATATTGCACAGGAATTGGAAAAAGTTGCTGCCGAGGAGACGCTGTGCTGA
- the fabF gene encoding beta-ketoacyl-ACP synthase II codes for MNRRVVITGLGVVSPVGIGKENYWRALEAGENGVRSITAFDTSDYNVKIAGEVIDFDPALYMAKKEAKRTDRVIQFSTAAASMAIEDAKLDPASVDPWKFGVYIGSGTGGLHTSWEGYQDLSEKGPRHVGPFAIPMMISNMTSAYIAIKYGCKGPNMCIVTACASSINSIGEAWYAVQRGDADVMLAGGAEACVMGLTVAGFASMKALCTTHNDDPERASRPFDKDRAGFIVAEGAGVVVLEDLERARARGAHIYGELTGYGATCDAYHLTAPDPDGAGAMKAMELAMKQSGWDGVDLVNAHGTSTHLNEIMESKAINGLLGDKAKDTLVTSTKSIFGHTLGAAGGVAVVAALQAFEQGIVHKTRNYETPDPECDVNVVAETLYDRDVKRILVNNFGFGGHNGVLALQKYEG; via the coding sequence ATGAATCGAAGAGTCGTGATCACCGGGCTCGGCGTGGTCAGCCCCGTTGGCATCGGCAAGGAGAATTACTGGCGCGCTCTTGAAGCGGGAGAAAATGGCGTTCGAAGCATTACTGCCTTCGACACTTCAGACTATAACGTGAAAATCGCGGGAGAGGTCATCGACTTTGACCCTGCCCTTTATATGGCTAAAAAAGAGGCCAAGCGCACCGACCGCGTCATTCAGTTCTCGACGGCGGCGGCGTCAATGGCGATCGAAGACGCGAAACTCGATCCGGCTTCCGTCGATCCCTGGAAGTTCGGCGTCTACATCGGTTCCGGTACCGGCGGATTGCACACCAGCTGGGAAGGATATCAGGATCTTTCCGAAAAAGGGCCTCGCCATGTCGGGCCTTTCGCCATCCCGATGATGATCAGCAACATGACCTCGGCCTACATCGCCATCAAGTACGGCTGCAAAGGCCCCAACATGTGCATCGTCACCGCCTGCGCTTCGTCGATCAACAGCATCGGCGAGGCATGGTACGCTGTCCAGCGCGGCGATGCCGACGTGATGCTGGCCGGCGGCGCCGAGGCCTGCGTGATGGGACTGACCGTGGCCGGCTTTGCCTCCATGAAGGCGCTGTGCACGACCCACAACGACGATCCGGAGCGCGCGTCCCGTCCCTTCGACAAAGACCGCGCCGGCTTCATCGTCGCGGAGGGAGCCGGCGTCGTCGTCCTTGAGGATCTTGAGCGCGCCCGCGCCCGCGGCGCTCACATTTACGGCGAGCTGACCGGCTACGGCGCCACGTGCGACGCCTATCATCTGACCGCTCCCGATCCCGACGGCGCCGGCGCCATGAAGGCCATGGAGTTGGCCATGAAGCAGTCGGGCTGGGACGGCGTCGATCTGGTCAACGCCCACGGGACGTCCACTCATCTCAACGAGATCATGGAGTCCAAGGCCATCAACGGACTGCTCGGCGACAAGGCGAAGGATACGCTCGTCACCTCCACCAAGTCGATCTTCGGCCACACGCTCGGCGCGGCCGGCGGCGTGGCGGTCGTGGCGGCGCTCCAGGCCTTCGAGCAGGGGATCGTCCACAAGACGCGCAACTACGAAACGCCCGATCCCGAATGCGACGTCAACGTCGTCGCCGAAACGCTGTACGACCGGGACGTCAAACGCATCCTCGTCAACAATTTCGGCTTCGGCGGCCATAACGGCGTGCTCGCGCTGCAGAAGTACGAAGGATAA
- the rpmF gene encoding 50S ribosomal protein L32 translates to MATPKMKVSHRRTHMRFAHWLGEKTAPGMTACSHCGEMIPTYSACPVCGYYRGRKVLKVAADKAETEAKAE, encoded by the coding sequence ATGGCAACCCCGAAGATGAAAGTGTCCCACCGCAGGACCCACATGCGTTTTGCCCATTGGCTGGGCGAAAAGACCGCTCCCGGCATGACGGCCTGTTCTCACTGCGGCGAGATGATCCCGACCTACAGCGCCTGCCCTGTCTGCGGCTATTACCGCGGCCGCAAGGTGCTCAAGGTCGCCGCCGACAAGGCCGAAACCGAAGCGAAAGCCGAATAA
- the fabG gene encoding 3-oxoacyl-[acyl-carrier-protein] reductase yields the protein MARVALVTGAGRGIGRAVAKRLAADGCSVAVNYRSSAEAAQSLVDEITAAGGKAMAFAGDVSSPEAVKKLFDDVKESLGPVEILVNNAGRTKDGLLMRMKDADWDDVLDADLKSVFLCTREAVKSMVRARWGRIVNISSVVGVTGNPGQANYGAAKAGVIGFSKCVAREYAAKGVTVNCVAPGYIATDMTKVLSDAAKEAILAGIPQGRQGDPEDVANAVSFFAQESSSYITGQVLAVDGGMTMA from the coding sequence ATGGCTCGCGTTGCTTTGGTGACCGGCGCCGGCCGCGGCATCGGCCGCGCCGTGGCGAAACGCCTTGCCGCCGACGGTTGTTCCGTGGCGGTGAACTATCGTTCTTCGGCGGAAGCGGCCCAGTCTCTGGTCGATGAGATCACCGCCGCGGGCGGAAAAGCGATGGCTTTTGCCGGCGACGTCTCCAGCCCCGAAGCGGTGAAGAAACTTTTCGACGACGTCAAGGAATCTCTCGGCCCCGTCGAGATCCTCGTCAACAACGCCGGACGGACGAAAGACGGGCTGCTGATGCGGATGAAGGACGCCGACTGGGACGACGTGCTCGACGCCGATCTCAAGTCCGTGTTCCTCTGCACGCGCGAAGCGGTCAAGTCCATGGTCCGCGCCCGCTGGGGCCGGATCGTCAACATCTCTTCGGTGGTGGGCGTGACGGGCAATCCAGGACAGGCCAATTACGGCGCGGCCAAGGCCGGCGTGATCGGTTTCAGCAAGTGCGTGGCGCGCGAATATGCCGCCAAGGGCGTGACGGTGAACTGCGTCGCTCCCGGTTATATCGCCACCGATATGACGAAAGTCCTGAGCGACGCCGCCAAGGAAGCGATCCTGGCGGGCATCCCGCAAGGGCGTCAGGGTGATCCCGAGGACGTGGCCAATGCCGTGTCCTTCTTCGCTCAGGAAAGCAGTTCTTACATCACAGGTCAGGTTCTCGCCGTTGACGGCGGGATGACAATGGCATAG
- the hpt gene encoding hypoxanthine phosphoribosyltransferase, translating to MELKAAEVLIAREQIAARVRVLASEISKKYDGQSLTVIGILRGAVIFMADLVREISPSVNVVMEFMKAASYGASTTSSGKVTISQGTGIAVKGRHILIVEDIVDTGLTLQHLRGYFKDEGAASVEVCVLLDKRERRVVDVPVEYTGFVIPDEFVVGYGMDYDQKMRNLPSIHTVRSVSE from the coding sequence ATGGAATTGAAAGCAGCGGAAGTCCTGATCGCCAGGGAACAGATCGCCGCGCGCGTTCGCGTGCTGGCGTCGGAGATCAGCAAGAAATACGACGGGCAGAGTCTGACCGTCATCGGCATCCTGCGCGGCGCGGTGATCTTCATGGCCGACCTGGTGCGCGAGATCTCGCCGTCGGTGAACGTCGTCATGGAGTTCATGAAGGCCGCGTCCTACGGCGCTTCGACCACGTCGTCGGGCAAAGTGACCATTTCGCAGGGAACGGGCATCGCGGTGAAGGGACGCCACATTTTGATCGTCGAGGACATCGTGGACACAGGGCTGACGCTGCAGCACCTGCGCGGATACTTCAAGGACGAGGGCGCCGCGTCCGTGGAAGTGTGCGTCCTGCTGGACAAAAGGGAACGGCGCGTCGTCGACGTGCCGGTCGAGTACACGGGATTCGTGATTCCCGATGAGTTCGTGGTCGGCTACGGCATGGATTATGATCAGAAGATGCGCAACCTGCCTTCGATCCACACGGTGCGCTCCGTTTCGGAGTGA
- the acpP gene encoding acyl carrier protein has product MTKADVLARLKEIIIDRLDVEEEQIRPEASFVEDLGADSLDIVELIMGIEEEFDIEIPDEDAEKLTTVGEAINYAASKLGIEE; this is encoded by the coding sequence ATGACTAAAGCAGATGTTCTCGCTCGCCTGAAGGAAATCATCATCGACCGTCTTGACGTGGAAGAGGAGCAGATCCGCCCCGAGGCTTCTTTCGTGGAAGATCTCGGCGCCGATTCCCTTGACATCGTCGAGCTGATCATGGGCATCGAGGAAGAGTTCGACATCGAGATTCCCGATGAGGATGCCGAAAAGCTGACCACTGTCGGCGAAGCGATCAACTACGCCGCCAGCAAGCTTGGCATCGAGGAGTAA